GCATATCGGGCAGGCGGAGCCCGAGGAACAGCACAAAGGAGTGGAGATGACCCAAACACCCACCGCTGCCGCGCAGGCCTGGCTTTCCGGCCTGGATGACGCGCTGCAGCGGCGCGACGTGGACGCCGCGCTGGAACTTTTCGAGGATGAAACCTACTGGCGGGACTTCGTGGCGTTCACCTGGAACCTGAAAACCCTGGAAGGCAAGGCGGACATCCGCCGCATGCTCGAGGCCACGCTGGACCGGGTGCAGCCCTCCAACTGGGCTCTGTCTGAGGATGCCATCGGGGACGCGGAGAACGTGGAAGCCTGGATCACGTTCGAAACCGGTGCCGCGCGTGGCTACGGCCACCTCCGGCTCCGCAACGGCAAGTGCTGGACGCTGCTGACCACCATGCAGGAGCTGAAGGGCTTCGAGGAGAAGAAGGGCCCGCGGCGCGAGCAGGGAGTGGCCCACGAGATCGTCCGCGGACGCAAGTCCTGGAAGGAGCTCAAGGAGGAGCAGGAGGCCCGGCTGGGCTACGAGGAGCAGCCCTACTGCGTGATCATCGGCGGCGGGCAGGGCGGGATCGGCCTCGCGGCGCGGCTGAAGCGGTTGGGCGTGCCCACCATCATCGTCGAAAAGAACCAGAACCCCGGCGACTCCTGGCGCAACCGCTACAAGTCCCTGCACCTACACGACCCCGTCTGGTACGACCACCTGCCCTACCTGAAGTTCCCTGACGATTGGCCGGTCTTCGCCGCCAAGGACAAGATCGGCGACTGGCTGGAGCACTACACCCGCATCATGGAGCTTAACTACTGGTCCGGCACCGAGTGCGTCAAGGCAGTGTACGACGACGGCGCGCAGGAATGGGAGGTCAACGTCCTTCGCAACGGCGAACCAGTGACGCTCCGGCCCAAGCAGCTCATTTTCGCCCTGGGCGTCTCCGGCTACCCGAACATTCCAAAGTTCGACGGCGCCGAGACCTTCCTGGGCGAGCAGCGGCACTCCTCCCAGCATCCCGGTGGAGGTGACTGGACGGGCAAGAAGGCCGTGGTGATCGGCTCCAACAACTCGGCCCACGACATCTGCGCCGACCTCTGGGAGCACGGCGCCGACGTCACCATGGTCCAGCGCTCCTCCACCCACATCGCCCGCAGCGAATCCCTGATGGACCTTGCGCTGGGGGACCTGTACTCGGAGCGGGCGCTCGCGGCCGGCGTCACCACGGAGAAGGCGGACCTGCTGTTCGCCTCGCTGCCCATGCGAATCCTCCCGGAGGCGCAGGTGCCGGTGTACCAGGAGATGGCCAAGCGGGACGCGGAGTTCTATTCGCAGCTGGAGGCCGCCGGGTTCGACCTGGACTTCGGCGTGGACGGCTCCGGCCTGTTCGTGAAGTACCTGCGGCGCGGCTCCGGCTACTACATCGACGTAGGTGCTTCCCAGCTGATCATCGACGGCCGGGTGAAGCTCAAGTCCGGGCAGGTCGCCAAGATCACCGGCAACGCCGTGGTCATGGACGACGGCACCGAGCTGGAGGCGGACCTGATTGTCTATGCCACCGGCTACGGCTCGATGAACGGGTGGCTGGCAGACCTGGTCTCGCCCGAAATCGCGGACCAGGTGGGCAGGTGCTGGGGATACGGCTCAGACACGCCAAAAGACCCTGGTCCGTGGGAGGGGGAGCTGCGCAATATGTGGAAGCCCACCAACGTGCCCAACCTCTGGATCCATGGCGGCAACCTGCACCAGAGCCGGCACTACTCCGCCTACCTGGCGCTGCAGCTGAAGGCCCGGATGGAAGGACTCGAGACCCCCGTCTACGAACTGCAGCCCAGCCACCACACCCGCTAAGGAGAACCCATCATGAAGGCAGCACGTTTCCACGCCCGCAAGGACATCCGGATCGAGGACATCCCGGAGCCGGAGCTGCGGGCGGGGACGGTGAAGATCGACGTCGCCTGGTGCGGCATCTGCGGCACCGACCTGCATGAGTACCTGGAGGGGCCTATCTTCTGTCCCGCACCCGGGCATCCACACCCGCTGTCCCACGAGGAATCCCCGGTGACCCTGGGGCACGAATTCTCCGGGACTGTGGCTGAAGTCGGCGAAGGCGTGGAGGGGCTGGCAGTGGGTGACAACGTCGTCGTCGAACCCTACTTTGTGGACGGGACCTGCGACATGTGCCAGGCCGGCAGCTACCACCTGTGCCGGCAGATGGGCTTCATCGGGCTGTCCGGCGGCGGGGGAGGGCTAAGCGAGAAGATCGTGGTGGACCAGCGCTGGGTGCACCCCATCGGGAACATCCCGCTGGATGAGGCCGCCCTGATCGAACCGCTGTCCGTGGCCCATCACGCGGTGGCGCGCAGTGGCGTCAAGGAAGGCGAGGTGGCCCTGGTGGGCGGGTCCGGGCCAATCGGTTTGCTCACCGCGGCCGTGCTCAAGGGCATGGGCGTGACCACGATCATCAGCGAGCTCACCCAGGCCCGGAAGGAGAAGGCCACCTCCAGCGGCGTGGCCGACCACGTGCTGGACCCGAGCCAGGAGAACGTGCCGGAGCGGGTCCGCGAGCTCACCGGCGGCACCGGGGCGGACGTCGCCTTCGAATGCGCGGGCGTGAACGCGGTCCTGGACACCATGCTCGACGCCGTCCGGCCGGGGGCCGTGGTGGTCAACGTGTCCATCTGGGGTGCGCCGGCCACTGTGGACATGCAGAAGATCGTGCTCAAGGAGATCGACCTGCGCGGCACCATCGCCTATGTCCGGGACCACCCGGCGGTCATCAAGATGGTGCAGGAAGGCAAGGTGGACCTCAAGCCGTTCATCACCGGCCGGATCGCGCTGGAGGACCTGGTGGAGCAGGGCTTTGACACCCTCATCAACCACAAGGACACCGCGGTGAAGGTGCTGGTGCATCCGTAGCCCGGGGCGCTCGGACTTAAGGCCCTGTTTCCCCATAAACCTCAGGCGTAGCTTGAATGTGGGTCCCGCAACCGCGGGGCCCACATTCAAGGGGGGCATGATGACCAGGCCCAGGCATACGGCACTCAGCGTTCTCGGGCTCAGTGGCCTGTTCCTCCTCACAGGGTGTTTCGGCCCGCCCAGCCCGTCGCCGACCAGCAGTTCCGCGGCACCGTCGGCAAGCCCCACCACCAGCGCCACCCCAAGTACGACGGCGACCGGCACCGCAACGGCGACCCCGACGTCACCGCCCAGCACCTCAGCCGCGCCCACCACCGCGGCCGCCCCTCCGCCGTCGTCCGCCCCAGCCGGCCCGCCACCCACGCAGGAGCCCCAGCCGACGCAGGAACCCCAGCCCACCGGCCTCCCGGAACAAACCGGCCCGCTAACCATCTACTACGTGGCCGTGGACGACAACGGCGTCTCCGGTCCCCGGATAGGCTGCGGCGACAGCCTGGTGGCCACCACCACGGGGCCGGTCCGGTTCACCGACCAGGTGCGGCCCAGCGTGGAGACACTGCTCGCCAACAAGAAGCGGGACGTGGGGATGTCCGGGCTGATCAACGTGCTGTACCAGTCCAGCCTGACGTACCTGGGCGGCGAGCTGAACGGCAGCACCATCAGCATCTGGCTTTCCGGGCAGTTCATGCTGGGCGGCGTCTGCGACATCCCCAGGGCCAAGGCGCAGCTGGAGTACACCGCCATGGCCGCCTCGGGAGCCACCAGCGCATTGGTATACGTCAACGGCCGGCCGATTGACGAGGTCCTCAGCCTCAAGTAGTTAAAAGTGGGTACGCCGGCAGCAGCCCCTGGGAGGAACCGGATGGACAGCCTGCAGCACCCGCTCTTCGCCCGCGCTTTCGCCCGGGTGGTTGGCGGCATGGACCGCCGCGGGGCAGCCGAGCACCGCCGCCGCATCCTTGCCGGGCTGCACGGCTCCGTCATCGAGATCGGAGCGGGGGCTGGATCGTCCTTCCCGCTCTACCCTTCAACCGTGACCCATGTCCTGGCCCTGGAACCGGAGGACTATTTGCGGGACGTGGCGCAGGAGGCGGCACCATCGGCCAGCGTTCCGGTGACCGTTGTCGATGCCGCCGCGGAGCACATCCCGGCAGAAACGGCCAGCGCCGACGCGGTGGTGGCCAGCCTTGTCCTCTGCAGTGTCAGGGACCAGGCTGCGGTGCTCGCCGAGATCCGCCGCGTCCTCAAGCCCGGCGGGACCCTTGCCTACTACGAGCACGTCCGGTCGGGGCACCCGCTCGTGGCCAAGGCGGAGGATGTGCTGACCCCTGTCTGGGGGCGGTTCATGGGCGGCTGCCACCTCAACCGGGACACCCTGGCAGCGATCACCGCGGCAGGGTTCACGGTTCAGGACCACGAACGGTTCGGTTTCCCCGTGCAGCGCTTGAATCCTTCCCTCGCCCACATCCTTGGCACGGCCACCAGCCCCGGGCCGCCCAGCCAGACGCCAAGTCCTGCTGACCCGGGCAGCACAGCATGAAAACCCTGACCCTGCCGGGAGCGGATGGGGTGCGGATCAGCGTCAAGGAGTCCGGCGACCCCGGCGTGCCTCCCGTGGTGCTGCTGCATGCCCTGGGCGACACCGCAGGGGACTGGGGCACGATTGCCGCAGGGCTCGAACCGGGCTTCAGGGTGTTCGCCATCGACCTCCGCGGCCACGGGGGCAGCGGCCGGCCCGGGAAGTATTCCTTCGAGCTCATGCGCGACGACGTCGTGGCTGTCCTGGACGCGCTGGACCTCCACGACGTGATCCTGGTGGGGCATTCCATGGGCGGAGTGGTGGCCTACCTCGTCGCACTGGCACAGTCCGGCCGGCTGGCCCGCCTGGTCGTCGAGGACGCCCCGCCGCCGTACCCGCGGACGCGCACCCTGCCGGAACGGCCCCCGGGCGAGTTGCCTTTCGACTGGGCTGTCGTCACCGCCGTCGCCGGGCAGGTCAACGACCCCTTGCGCCGCTGGTGGCCCAGGCTGCCCGAAATCATGGTGCCCACGCTGCTGATCGGCGGCGGCGCCGGCAGCCACATCCCGCAGGAGTTGCTCACGGAGGTCGCAGAGCTGATCCCTGACTGCGCCCTGGTCACCCTGGAGACAGGGCACAATGTGCACGCCGCCGCCCCGGACCAGTTCCTCAACGCCATCATGTCCTGGCTGGAGAAACGGGCGCTGTGATGGCCAGGGAGAAGTTGCTCGGGTGACTGTCAGACACGGGTCGTACCCTAGAGCGGTAAAGGCAAATTCGCAGCCCGACGTGTCCGAACGGATCCGGCCATGACTGACGTGAACGTCCAGGAGCGCGGCTCCCTCCAGCTGCCGATCGCGGACGCCGCGAGCCTGACGGCCGAACAGACCCTCACCCGCCTGGGGTCCGGTCCCGGCGGCCTCAGTGAGGAGGAGGCGGCCGGCCGGTTGGAGCAGCTTGGCCCCAACGCCGTCCGCACCCACCGGGCCAACGCCTGGGCCGTGCTTGGCCGGCAGTTCGCCAGCCCCATCCTCATCCTCCTGATCATCACCGCCGGCTTGTCGCTGTTCCTGGGCGACGCCACCAACTCGATCGTCATCGGGGTAATTCTGCTGGTCAGCGTGGGGCTGGGTTTCACCAACGAGTACCGCGCCGAGCTCGCCTCGGAAACCCTGCACTCCCGGGTCACCCACCAGGCCGCCGTCCAGCGCGGCGGCGCCACAAGGGAAGTGGACGTCACCGCTTTGGTGCCGGGCGACGTCGTGCATCTCTCCCTGGGCGCCATTGTCCCGGCCGACATCCGCCTCCTCACCACCAACAACCTGCACTGCGACGAAAGCATCCTCACGGGCGAATCCCAGCCCGCCGCCAAGGACCCTGCCCCCGTCGCTCCCGGCGCATCCCTTGCCGATCTCGCCTCCTGCGTCTTCATGGGCACCGTGGTCCAGTCCGGCGGCTGCAGCGGCGTGGTGGTGGCCACCGGCGGGCGGGCGGAGTTCGGCCGGATTGCGCTGGGCCTGGGCGAACGGCAGCCGCAGACCGAGTTCCAGCTGGGCCTCAAACGGTTCTCGTTCCTGCTGCTGCAGGTGGCCGTGGTGCTGACGTCGCTGATCTTCGTGGCCAACCTGCTCCTGGCACGCCCGCTGCTGGAATCGCTGCTGTTTTCCCTGGCCATCGCGGTGGGCATCACGCCGCAGCTGCTGCCCGCCGTCGTCAGCACCAGCCTGGCCACCGGCACCCGCCAGTTGGCCAAGCGGAAGGTCCTGGTCAAGCGGCTGGTGTGCATCGAGGACCTGGGGGACATGGACATCCTGGTCACCGACAAGACCGGCACCCTGACCGAAGGGAAGATCAGCTTCACCCATGCGCTTCCGGCCAGCGATGGAACGTCCGACGACGGCCTGCTCACCCTTGGCCTGTTGGCCACCGAGGCGGACTATGCCGGCGCGAAGGCTTCCTCCGCAGGCCAGAACCCGTTGGATGCGGCGCTGTGGGAGAGCCCCGGCGCCGCTGCGTTCGAACCCGGGCGGTTCCAGCGGCTGGACCTGATCGGCTTCGACCACCAGCGCCGCCGCACCACCGTGCTGGTCCGCGATTCGGACGGCCAGCCGCGGCTCGTCACCAAGGGGGCCCCGGAGGACGTGCTGGCCCTGTGCGGCCCCACGTCGCCGGCCGTGCAAGCCATGCTGGATGAACAGTTCGACGCTGGCGCCCGGGTGGTGGCGGTGGCCACCCGCCCCGCCGCGGGGCTGGCAAAGCTCACCCCGGCTGACGAGCACGGCCTCACGCTGGCCGGTTTCCTGGTGTTCCTGGACAAGCCCAAGGCCAACGCCCGCCAGTCGCTGGACCGGCTGGAGGCGCTGGGCATCTCGGTGAAACTCGCCACCGGGGACAACGCCAAGGTGGCCGAAAAGGTCTGCACGGACCTGGACGTCATCTCCGGCGGCACACTCACCGGCGCCCAGGTGGAGGCCATGTCCGACGCCGACCTCGCCGCCGCCGCGCGTACGGCCACCATTTTCGCCCGGGTCTCCCCGGAACAAAAGGCGCGGATCATCACCCTCCTGCGGCAAAGCGGCGGTGCGGTGGGCTTCATGGGGGACGGCGTCAACGACGCCCTGGCATTGCACAAGGCGGATATCGGCATTTCCGTTGATACCGCAACGGACGTCGCCAAGGACGCGGCCGACGTCGTCCTTTTGGACAAGGACCTCGGCGTCCTGGCGGACGGCGTGATGGAGGGGCGGCGGATCTTCGCCAACACCATCAAGTACGTGCTGATGGGCACGTCCAGCAACTTCGGCAACATGTTCAGCGCCGCCGTGGCTTCCGTGGTGCTGAGCTTCCTGCCCATGCTGCCGGGCCAGATCCTGCTGAACAACCTGCTCTACGATTCCGGGCAGCTGGCCATCCCGGGGGACCGTGTGGACAAGGAACAGCTGCGTGCGCCCTCGCACTGGAACATCGCCTTCATCCGGCGGTTCATGCTCCTTTTCGGGCCCATCAGCTCGCTGTTCGACTTCGCCACGTTCGCCCTGATGTTGTTCGTTTTCGACGCAGCGCCCGGGGAGTTCAGGGCCGGCTGGTTCATCGAATCCATTGCCACCCAGACGCTGATTATCTTCGCCATCCGCACCCGGCGCGTTCCGTTCCTGCGCAGCCGGCCCTCCAACGGCCTGATCGCGGCGTCCCTGGGTGTGGTGGCCGTGGGCGTGTTCCTGCCGCTCTCACCCCTGGCCGGCGTGCTGGGCTTCGACCCGTTGCCGGTGCCGTTCTTCCTGGCCCTGCTGGGCATGGTGGTGGTGTATCTGGTGCTCGTGGAGCTCGCCAAGCAGTGGTTCTTTGCCCGTGATGCGCAGCAATTGCCGGCCACGCCCCCACCCGTGCAGCGCCGGCACGCCACCCACCACATCTCCCGGCGGGCGTTCCGGTTCAGCATTCCCGTCAGGGTGCCCCCGCTGCGGGCGCCTGTTGCAAGGCAAAAGGGGCGGCGGAGGCGGCCCGTCCGTAATCTTTAGCCCATGCGGCGCTGTGGGTTGTTAGCATGGAGGGGGAGACGCTGGGGCTCGTCTTTATGTATTCGAAGGTGATGCAGACCGCCGTGAATGCATTCAGTTTGGAGCGTTTTTACAATGTGGCGAGAACCAATTAGACGGCGAACCCGTGAGCTTCTGCGGGAATTTGTAGACCGGGCAGATGAACTCGTCCGGACCCAGGAACATGTTGAAGGTCTGCTCGGGGCGGTCGTTTCCCTTACCGAGGACCTGAGCCTGGAGGCTGTGCTTGACCGCATGGTGCAGTCCGCCTGCGAGCTTGTGGGGGCGCGGTACGGGGCTTTGGGCGTCATTGGTGACGACCAGCAGCTCAGCCATTTCATCACTGTTGGCATCGATGAAGACGGCGCCCGCGTCATCGGTGACCTTCCCACTGGCCACGGAGTGCTGGGCGAGCTGATCCGGGAGCCCAAGCCGTTGCGGCTCCATGATTTGGGTGAACAGCCCATAGCGGTGGGGTTTCCCGCGAATCACCCGCCCATGGGCACCTTCCTGGGCGTCCCCGTAAGGGTCCGGGAAGAGGTCTTTGGAAACCTGTACCTGACGGAGAAGGCCGACGGCCAGGATTTCACGGCCGAGGACGAGGACCTCGCAGTTGCCCTGGCCTCTGCCGCCGGCGTGGCCATCCAGAACGCGCGCTTGTATGAGGACAGCAACAGCCGCCAGCGGTGGCTGGAAGCGGGAATGGAAGTCAGCGACCGGCTGAAAGCCCGTCCGGGTTCGGACACCGAAAACCTGGACATGATCGCGGAACGGGCTTTGCATGCTTCCGCATCGGCCTTGTCCCTGATTGCCTCGGTAGCGGGGGACGGAACCTTGCGGTGCCGGACTTCCCTGGGGGTTCAATCAATTCCTGCGGGACAGGAACTTCCGGCGGGTGAAGCGTTGGCCCGGGTGCTTGCAACCGGCGAGTCGGCGGCCCTTACCGATGCGCTGCAGTTGTTCGATGCCGAGTCCGCTGAGAAGCTGGGGCCTGTCCTGGTGGCAGCCTTGGGAAGCGACAGTGACGGCCAGCGGCAAAGCGTGTTGATCCTGGCCAGGTCTGCCGGCGCGACTCGCTACACCGACGTCGATGTTGAACAAAGCGCGGTGTTCGCGTCCAGGATAGGCCTGACGCTTGACCTGCTTAAGGCGAACCAACTGCGCGAAGAGCACGCGTTGTTCATCGACCGGGAGCGGATCGCCGCGGACCTGCACGACCTGGTGATCCA
This window of the Pseudarthrobacter defluvii genome carries:
- a CDS encoding NAD(P)/FAD-dependent oxidoreductase, yielding MTQTPTAAAQAWLSGLDDALQRRDVDAALELFEDETYWRDFVAFTWNLKTLEGKADIRRMLEATLDRVQPSNWALSEDAIGDAENVEAWITFETGAARGYGHLRLRNGKCWTLLTTMQELKGFEEKKGPRREQGVAHEIVRGRKSWKELKEEQEARLGYEEQPYCVIIGGGQGGIGLAARLKRLGVPTIIVEKNQNPGDSWRNRYKSLHLHDPVWYDHLPYLKFPDDWPVFAAKDKIGDWLEHYTRIMELNYWSGTECVKAVYDDGAQEWEVNVLRNGEPVTLRPKQLIFALGVSGYPNIPKFDGAETFLGEQRHSSQHPGGGDWTGKKAVVIGSNNSAHDICADLWEHGADVTMVQRSSTHIARSESLMDLALGDLYSERALAAGVTTEKADLLFASLPMRILPEAQVPVYQEMAKRDAEFYSQLEAAGFDLDFGVDGSGLFVKYLRRGSGYYIDVGASQLIIDGRVKLKSGQVAKITGNAVVMDDGTELEADLIVYATGYGSMNGWLADLVSPEIADQVGRCWGYGSDTPKDPGPWEGELRNMWKPTNVPNLWIHGGNLHQSRHYSAYLALQLKARMEGLETPVYELQPSHHTR
- a CDS encoding 2,3-butanediol dehydrogenase codes for the protein MKAARFHARKDIRIEDIPEPELRAGTVKIDVAWCGICGTDLHEYLEGPIFCPAPGHPHPLSHEESPVTLGHEFSGTVAEVGEGVEGLAVGDNVVVEPYFVDGTCDMCQAGSYHLCRQMGFIGLSGGGGGLSEKIVVDQRWVHPIGNIPLDEAALIEPLSVAHHAVARSGVKEGEVALVGGSGPIGLLTAAVLKGMGVTTIISELTQARKEKATSSGVADHVLDPSQENVPERVRELTGGTGADVAFECAGVNAVLDTMLDAVRPGAVVVNVSIWGAPATVDMQKIVLKEIDLRGTIAYVRDHPAVIKMVQEGKVDLKPFITGRIALEDLVEQGFDTLINHKDTAVKVLVHP
- a CDS encoding class I SAM-dependent methyltransferase, coding for MDSLQHPLFARAFARVVGGMDRRGAAEHRRRILAGLHGSVIEIGAGAGSSFPLYPSTVTHVLALEPEDYLRDVAQEAAPSASVPVTVVDAAAEHIPAETASADAVVASLVLCSVRDQAAVLAEIRRVLKPGGTLAYYEHVRSGHPLVAKAEDVLTPVWGRFMGGCHLNRDTLAAITAAGFTVQDHERFGFPVQRLNPSLAHILGTATSPGPPSQTPSPADPGSTA
- a CDS encoding alpha/beta fold hydrolase, with the translated sequence MKTLTLPGADGVRISVKESGDPGVPPVVLLHALGDTAGDWGTIAAGLEPGFRVFAIDLRGHGGSGRPGKYSFELMRDDVVAVLDALDLHDVILVGHSMGGVVAYLVALAQSGRLARLVVEDAPPPYPRTRTLPERPPGELPFDWAVVTAVAGQVNDPLRRWWPRLPEIMVPTLLIGGGAGSHIPQELLTEVAELIPDCALVTLETGHNVHAAAPDQFLNAIMSWLEKRAL
- the mgtA gene encoding magnesium-translocating P-type ATPase, whose amino-acid sequence is MTDVNVQERGSLQLPIADAASLTAEQTLTRLGSGPGGLSEEEAAGRLEQLGPNAVRTHRANAWAVLGRQFASPILILLIITAGLSLFLGDATNSIVIGVILLVSVGLGFTNEYRAELASETLHSRVTHQAAVQRGGATREVDVTALVPGDVVHLSLGAIVPADIRLLTTNNLHCDESILTGESQPAAKDPAPVAPGASLADLASCVFMGTVVQSGGCSGVVVATGGRAEFGRIALGLGERQPQTEFQLGLKRFSFLLLQVAVVLTSLIFVANLLLARPLLESLLFSLAIAVGITPQLLPAVVSTSLATGTRQLAKRKVLVKRLVCIEDLGDMDILVTDKTGTLTEGKISFTHALPASDGTSDDGLLTLGLLATEADYAGAKASSAGQNPLDAALWESPGAAAFEPGRFQRLDLIGFDHQRRRTTVLVRDSDGQPRLVTKGAPEDVLALCGPTSPAVQAMLDEQFDAGARVVAVATRPAAGLAKLTPADEHGLTLAGFLVFLDKPKANARQSLDRLEALGISVKLATGDNAKVAEKVCTDLDVISGGTLTGAQVEAMSDADLAAAARTATIFARVSPEQKARIITLLRQSGGAVGFMGDGVNDALALHKADIGISVDTATDVAKDAADVVLLDKDLGVLADGVMEGRRIFANTIKYVLMGTSSNFGNMFSAAVASVVLSFLPMLPGQILLNNLLYDSGQLAIPGDRVDKEQLRAPSHWNIAFIRRFMLLFGPISSLFDFATFALMLFVFDAAPGEFRAGWFIESIATQTLIIFAIRTRRVPFLRSRPSNGLIAASLGVVAVGVFLPLSPLAGVLGFDPLPVPFFLALLGMVVVYLVLVELAKQWFFARDAQQLPATPPPVQRRHATHHISRRAFRFSIPVRVPPLRAPVARQKGRRRRPVRNL
- a CDS encoding GAF domain-containing sensor histidine kinase: MWREPIRRRTRELLREFVDRADELVRTQEHVEGLLGAVVSLTEDLSLEAVLDRMVQSACELVGARYGALGVIGDDQQLSHFITVGIDEDGARVIGDLPTGHGVLGELIREPKPLRLHDLGEQPIAVGFPANHPPMGTFLGVPVRVREEVFGNLYLTEKADGQDFTAEDEDLAVALASAAGVAIQNARLYEDSNSRQRWLEAGMEVSDRLKARPGSDTENLDMIAERALHASASALSLIASVAGDGTLRCRTSLGVQSIPAGQELPAGEALARVLATGESAALTDALQLFDAESAEKLGPVLVAALGSDSDGQRQSVLILARSAGATRYTDVDVEQSAVFASRIGLTLDLLKANQLREEHALFIDRERIAADLHDLVIQRLFAAGLSIQGLRRYTSDPAAHERRIAGITGELDDCIHQLRDTIYSLQAREPDKELLSGRVLRAVQEAANAGGFLPRIQLSGPVDDAVGDDVAEQLLRVLHESVSNAVRHSGSEDISILLAAQEDEVVLTVRDNGRGFKDPERVSGLNNMKNRAERLGGRCTIDSTPGKGTSVTWTAPAAG